CATGCGCGAATACCACACTTCGAGCGGCGATGACCGCGCAAAGCGCCGCATGGCCTCGCGATAAGCACGCACGCCGGCGACGATCGCCTCAGTTCGGCCATCGCGCTTAATGCCGCAGTCCCGGCCCGCGATCTCCACGCTCGCCAATAGCCGAAGCGCGTCCCACTCCCACGGTCCGGGAAGCGTTTCGTCGAAATCGCTAACGTCGAAGATGAGCCGTCGCTCCGGAGTCGCGAAACCGCCGAAGTTCAGCAGATGCGCGTCGCCGCACAACTGCACGTTCAATCCGGTGGTCGGAATCGCTGCTATGTCGGAAGCCATGATTGCAGCGGCGCCGCGAAAAAAATCAAACGGTGACGCGCGCATGCGCTCGTGCCGAATCGTCAGAAGCTCGGGAACTCGGCCTCGCTCTTGCTCGCGCAACAGCTCGAGCGGGTCCGGGCGGTCCTTAGCGGGCTCCCATTTCTCGATTGTCTCCAACCTCCGGCGAAACGCGTTCGTATCGCCTAGCGGAGACTCCCGTTAGCTCGCCGGACAGTTCCCTGACGCCGGTTTGCCTGCCAGGCGATCGGATATCCACGCACTTACGCTATCCGAGCTGAGCGCCATCACCGAACCATGCGTGGCGCCCTGCACCGCATCAAGTTCAAGCCGCGACCCGTTTCTACACAATACCGAACGCAGCACGACCGAGTTTTGATACGGAACAACCATGTCGTTCGTGCCTTGTTCGACGAGCACGGGTCCTTCCAAATGCCACGTCAGCGGCTCGTTCGCGATAAAGTCTTGCATCAGCGCGCTCGATCGGGCGTTCGGCTGAAAAATATCGGCAGGCGGGATGCTCGTCCAAGCTGCCGAGCTCATGAGCGCCACGTCGCACTCGCTTTGAAGCGACGGCAGCAGCGCCATGCCTTTAGGAGTCAACACCGTCTTGAGATCGACGTGCGGATCCGTCGACGCGATCCCAGCGATCATCATGCCGAGAAGCGGCAACATTGTCGTGGGCTGCGTGCTGACGCTTGTCTCTCCGAAAAAATCGGAGATGTCCGAGCCGGGCGCGTACGCGACGACGCCCAAAAGATGCAGCTCGGGCGCCCACGACCGTCCCGTCACCGCGGCATATAACGCGACGGTCCCGCCCTCCGAATGTCCCATCGCGATCCAGCGATCGCCGATGTCGGGATTGAGATGCCTAGCCGCGCGAACGATATCGATGACGTCGTGCGCACCCGATCCGCTGGCGAAGTATGGATGTACGCCTGGCGTCCCGATGCCTTCGTAATCGGTTTGCACAACCGCGAAGCCACGTGAGATCCACTGCTCCAGAAAACGTTGTTCGCCGTTTTGTACTGCGGCTTTAGAGGGCGCGCACTGGGGTGCATTGCCCGTCGTTCCGTGGGCCCAACTAATCACCGGCCATCCACCGGGCGGGGGCGACCCTTTGGGAATTGCAATCGTTCCTGAAACGGCAACGTCGCGTCCGGCAGCCGAGACAGTGTGGTAGAGCGCGAGCGTGTTCGACGCTGCATTTTTCAGCAGCGAGCCGCCGGTAAACGGTCGCGACCAGATGACGGTGCCGGGCGGCGCACTCGGCAGAGGTGATGGAACATCGTACAACGCCGAACCGGTTGTGGCCAGCCAGAAAATGGCGCACACCATCGCGCCGCCGGCCCGAAGTACAGGCTGCATCATGGTGAATTACGCCCTAATCGCCACGTCTGTGACTACGATGGTGGAATCGCCTCGGGGAACGTAAATACGCCGGACGGATCGACACGCCGCTTGATCGCTTCGAGTCTTTCGAGATTTGCGCCATGATAGGCGGCCTTCCAATCGGTCAGCGACGGGTCGATAAAGTTTTGGTACGCACCGCCTTTGGCAATCGGGACAATCGCTTCGTAGAAGTCGTTTAGCCACAACAAATTGCGCTGCAATGCAGCATGCGGCGTGTTGTGATCCCAGTACATGTCGATGGAGCCAAGCCACCGGCTCTGCCTGTGCACGAACGCCGTTTCGCCCGGCTTCTTCTCGTTAACGGCGCCGCCGGTTTGAAAAACCTTGAAGGTTGCCGATTTCCCGGTTTGCGGATATTTTCGCAGCCACTCGAAGATGACTGCGACGGCTCGATGATCGATGGCCTGGTTGAAGAATCGCGAGCGCTCTTGGTAATAGGCGGGCGGCCCTGCCTCGGAGAGCACTTGCTGCGCTTTCCAATACTGGCCACTTGTAAAGGTGCCGGCCGGAGGCGCGATCGCATAGGCGCCGGCAAGCAGCTCGCGCAGCATGGCCGGCGTACCGGCGAACTGCGCGAGCAATTGAACCTTCATTCCTGATGAAGCGGTCGGCGCACTTGCCGAGACCTTCGATCCGAGCGTCTTGGGAGCTCCTTCAAGCGCATTGACGAGACTCGCGAAAACGCGCTCTTGCTCTTTGTCCCAATGCAGATTGCAAACCGTAAGCGGACCCACTTCAAACGCTTGAAACGTAAATGACGTGTTGATCCCAAAGTTTCCGCCGCCTGCACCGCGGCAAGCCCACAAAAGATCGTCGTCGCCGGTAAGCGGCCGGATCGTTCCGTCGGCGAGAACGATTTCGGTTGCAACCATGTGATCGCAGGTCAGACCGTGGGCGCGCATGTTGAAGCCGATGCCGCCGCCGAGAGCAAGGCCCGCGATCCCGACGCCTTCGCAGCGGCCGTGTGTGATTGCGATATTGCGGTTCCTGAAATGTTCGAACACATCGGCGTTCAAGGCGCCGCCGCCGAGGACCGTAATACCGGTGCCCTCGTCGAGCGAGACGCTGTTCATCTCGCGCAGGTCGATCATCAAACCGGTGGTCGTCGAATAGCCGGCGTACGAGTGACCGCCGGAACGAGCCACGATCGGGACGCCGTTCTCGCGAGCCCAGCGAATTGCGGCGCTTACATCGCGCGCGCTCTTGCACATCGCGATGCCCGCCGGGCGGAGCGCGGAATACCGCAGGTTTTTCGGAAGCGCCAGTTCAGCGAATCCGCGATCGCCCGGCAGCACGACGCTTCCCGAAATCCGGTGCGCAAGCGCCTGCCAAGGCAGCCTGCGAGTCGCGGCGAGCAGTTCCACTCCGCCCGCGCCGAGCGCGGCAGCGCTCGCGGCGCCGCTGAGAAAGTCGCGCCGGTTTAGCACCAACCTAGCCGAGAGCTAGTTGTGGTAAAAGCGGTACGAGTCGGCGTCGTTCCCGACGGCCCAAAACTCAATACCGTTCCGCCACACGTCGGTGTACACGGAATCGTATTCGACCGGTCCCGAACAACTGGGGCCTTGCCTCGGACCCTTGTAAAACTGCGCGTGGATCTCCTTAGGTTCTTCCTGAAGCGGATCCGAGTACGTGGAATGCGGCGCGACGCAGACGCCGTGATAGTCCTTGAAGATGCTCCAAATGAGGGTTAAATGGACGTACGCGTTGCTGTCGTTCTTGAATCGCAATGTCGCTGCCTGAGCCGGCTTCGCAAACGAGCCGATCAGAATGCAAAGAACAACAAGACCTGTCAGTAGACGTCTCTTCATGGGAAGCGCTTCGCCGGGGCCGCGGCAATTCCCTAAGGACCATAGGACCCCGGCGCCAAGGCAGCAAAGGCGGCCCGTCCATGAAGCGTTTAGCCGTCGTTCTATCCGCGCTTGCAATCGTCGCCCTCTTCTGTGGAGTCGTGGCTGCGCGGCCGCACCGACCGGCACATAAAGCGCGGCACACGGCCGGCGCAAAGCCTGTAACCGCGAGCGGACCTGCGGTGAATTGCACAGCTCGTGACCCGCATGTTCCGGTGCCGGACGCGCCGCACGGAATGTACGTCTGGAACCCGTACAAAGTCCAGAGCGGCAAATTTGAAAAACAACTCGAGGCGAGCGTGATCGGAAAAGATCCAACGCTTTGCGGCGTCAGTCTGGTCGTCGGTTGGAGCACCGTCGAGCCTTCGAAGGGCTCGTTTGATTGGAGCAGCATCAAAACGCAAGCCGCGCCGTATCTCCGCGCGCATCTGCGCGTGAATCTGTTGTTTGCCGACGCCTCCGAAGTCGGCAAGTCGGATACTACCACGCCTTCGTGGGTGTTCACTCAGGATCGCGTTGCGAAAGTGCAATGCCCCAAGCAAGTGGACTATCCGAATTTCATGGATCCGAAGTTCGAGAGTGATTGGCAGTCGTTTATCGCAGCCGCCGTGCAAAAGTTTGGAAACGATTCGTCGATCGGCTACATGCGATTCGGCATCGGCGCAGGCGTTGAAGCGTATCCCGGGCACATGGAAAACCCGTCGGCCAAGTCGCGGCCGTGTTATAACGCTTGGGTGAAAGCCACAGGTTGGACCTATAGGAAATGGCTGAAACACAGTTTGAACGTGGTCGGCATGCTGGCCCGTCAGGGCAGCCAAAAGCAGTTGATGATCGCGCTGAATTACATCGTGAATTCTCCATCCGTCTATGCGTATGCCAACTCCGTGACGGCCGCGGCTGCGCCGCGCGGCATCGCATTCGGTACTGAGAATCTGGGAATCGGCCACGTCGCCGACCCTGGAACAACGCCGGGCCCGTGCAATCCGCAAGCCAAAAGTGAGAATCTCTACTGGTGCCAAGCCACGAAACGTCACGCCGGCAAAGTGCCGATCGAGTTCCAGCCAATAGTGGCGACAACGCCGGGCTACGAATACGGCTACAAATTGGACATCTCAAACCTGTTGCCGTACGCGATCGCAAATAAAGCGCAGATTCTCGAGCTGTATCCCCAAGAGTGGCTTGCGAGCGACGCCAAGCATAAAACCGCACTGCGTGCCGCCGCGCAAGTGCTCGGCGTGGCTCATTAGGGGCGCTCACATGCTCGAACGCATTCTCAAATATGCGAGCCTTGCTCTCGTTCTAGCGACGTGCGCCGCAGCTCCGGCGACGCCGGCTAACGGTCTGGATCAGCTCATACGTCCGCCGATTACCGGCAAGGTTTATCCCGGCATCTCCGTCGCCGTTGGAAATAGCACAGGCCTCCTTGCAGCCGGCGCCTACGGGCGTGCAAACATCGCGGCATCGATTGCCATGACGTCCCGGACGCCTATGCGCGTGGCCTCAGTCTCGAAAACGATCACCGCCGCTGCGATTCTTATGCTGGACCAAGCCGGCGCGATCTCCATCGATAAACCGGTGTCGACGTACGTGCCGCAGTTCACCTCGAATGGCGCAAAAATTACGATTCGGCAGCTCCTCGCGCATATCTCAGGAATCCCCGGGCGCGGTCACGGCGATCCGATTCTGCACGGAGACGGGCCGGTCACACAAACGGAATTCTTCACCAAACTCAATGCGACGCCGCTCTATGCGACGCCGGGCACCCAATGGGACTATTCGAACGAGAACTATTACCTGCTCGCGCAGATCGTGCAAAACGTCGGGCATGCGAGCTTCGCGTCGTGGTTGAAGCAGCATATCTTCGTGCCCGCCGGCATGACGCAAACCTACTCCGATGAAGGCGCATCCGACCCCACGCTCGCGCTCGGGTACGTGCACCGTCTGCCGCAAGA
This Candidatus Rubrimentiphilum sp. DNA region includes the following protein-coding sequences:
- a CDS encoding lipase family protein, giving the protein MMQPVLRAGGAMVCAIFWLATTGSALYDVPSPLPSAPPGTVIWSRPFTGGSLLKNAASNTLALYHTVSAAGRDVAVSGTIAIPKGSPPPGGWPVISWAHGTTGNAPQCAPSKAAVQNGEQRFLEQWISRGFAVVQTDYEGIGTPGVHPYFASGSGAHDVIDIVRAARHLNPDIGDRWIAMGHSEGGTVALYAAVTGRSWAPELHLLGVVAYAPGSDISDFFGETSVSTQPTTMLPLLGMMIAGIASTDPHVDLKTVLTPKGMALLPSLQSECDVALMSSAAWTSIPPADIFQPNARSSALMQDFIANEPLTWHLEGPVLVEQGTNDMVVPYQNSVVLRSVLCRNGSRLELDAVQGATHGSVMALSSDSVSAWISDRLAGKPASGNCPAS
- a CDS encoding FAD-binding oxidoreductase; the protein is MLNRRDFLSGAASAAALGAGGVELLAATRRLPWQALAHRISGSVVLPGDRGFAELALPKNLRYSALRPAGIAMCKSARDVSAAIRWARENGVPIVARSGGHSYAGYSTTTGLMIDLREMNSVSLDEGTGITVLGGGALNADVFEHFRNRNIAITHGRCEGVGIAGLALGGGIGFNMRAHGLTCDHMVATEIVLADGTIRPLTGDDDLLWACRGAGGGNFGINTSFTFQAFEVGPLTVCNLHWDKEQERVFASLVNALEGAPKTLGSKVSASAPTASSGMKVQLLAQFAGTPAMLRELLAGAYAIAPPAGTFTSGQYWKAQQVLSEAGPPAYYQERSRFFNQAIDHRAVAVIFEWLRKYPQTGKSATFKVFQTGGAVNEKKPGETAFVHRQSRWLGSIDMYWDHNTPHAALQRNLLWLNDFYEAIVPIAKGGAYQNFIDPSLTDWKAAYHGANLERLEAIKRRVDPSGVFTFPEAIPPS
- a CDS encoding serine hydrolase domain-containing protein — protein: MLERILKYASLALVLATCAAAPATPANGLDQLIRPPITGKVYPGISVAVGNSTGLLAAGAYGRANIAASIAMTSRTPMRVASVSKTITAAAILMLDQAGAISIDKPVSTYVPQFTSNGAKITIRQLLAHISGIPGRGHGDPILHGDGPVTQTEFFTKLNATPLYATPGTQWDYSNENYYLLAQIVQNVGHASFASWLKQHIFVPAGMTQTYSDEGASDPTLALGYVHRLPQDPFLACAPPDWSGELGAGGVISTPSDLVRFDIALFNGTLLDVAHRKEMVAPAFPLPGGASMALGWFVTPNGVVFHEGDFTIAAAINAVFPDGTYVAEASNGAGLGPDFDRGYFARQVQNLYGAPPIALGKPNPPSLLSMIGPFSTCAQLDAMLFGK